The proteins below come from a single Myxococcales bacterium genomic window:
- a CDS encoding transglycosylase SLT domain-containing protein codes for MIRRLLASLSCLAIGTLSCGHFSAPLLHDPPPVSLASPASGAAESPTDPTIERAIRYLNERRSGLSEAEIEQVAATIVRDADMRGIDPNLVIAVIHIESRGNTYALSTVGAMGMMQIMPSTGEELAARLDIPWRGSQTPFDPVLNVRMGIAYLKQLESRYGSMKTRLAAYNWGPG; via the coding sequence ATGATCCGCAGATTGCTCGCATCGCTGTCGTGCCTCGCCATTGGAACACTTTCTTGCGGCCACTTTTCGGCGCCGCTGTTGCACGATCCGCCTCCGGTGTCCCTTGCATCGCCAGCATCTGGCGCCGCAGAAAGCCCGACCGACCCGACGATCGAGCGCGCCATCCGTTATCTGAATGAGCGCCGTTCGGGACTCAGCGAAGCGGAAATAGAGCAAGTCGCGGCCACGATCGTGCGCGATGCTGACATGCGTGGAATCGACCCGAATCTCGTGATCGCGGTGATCCACATCGAAAGCCGCGGCAACACTTATGCGCTGTCGACGGTCGGCGCCATGGGGATGATGCAGATCATGCCCTCAACCGGTGAAGAACTCGCCGCACGGCTCGATATTCCGTGGCGCGGATCGCAGACTCCCTTCGATCCGGTGTTGAACGTTCGGATGGGCATCGCCTATCTCAAGCAACTCGAAAGCCGCTACGGGAGCATGAAGACGCGGCTCGCAGCCTACAACTGGGGGCCGGGC